Proteins from a genomic interval of Quercus lobata isolate SW786 chromosome 11, ValleyOak3.0 Primary Assembly, whole genome shotgun sequence:
- the LOC115968381 gene encoding putative disease resistance protein RGA4 — MADAILYGVVQTIIESLGSSTLNQIGSIWGVNDELEKRKNTISTIQAVLEDAEEQQVKNRQLKNWLMKLRDAAFDADDLLSEFTTHVLQQEVKEGHEYVKKVRTFFSSSNQLVFGNEMARKLSAMRERFNDIASDRNNFQLIERPLETRAVSRERETHSFVRDKEVIGREEDKKAIIGLLQDSDVKENVSFISIVGIGGLGKTTLAQYVYNDKIVKAHFELKIWVCVSDVFDVKTIVENIIISATRKKPESLIMEHLQIELCEILNQKMYLLVLDDVWNENEETWGKLRTLLLDGKRGSKVVITTRTKLVADITSPISQYFLKGLSEDQSWSLLKQMAFEEGQETISTNFKAIGMDIVKKCKGVPLAIKIIGRVLNHKKTEAEWSYIKNIELSKVPKLKDGIMPVLKLSYDHLPPHLKCCFAYCSLFPKDYLIDKLKLIQVWIAQGFIQSPYENLLLVDVADDYFKELLWRSFFQEAEEDGGKNRRFKMHDLIHDLAQYISETDCTLVDSNAKNVKEKGHHLSFPFYNVSFFEENLSKLVKVNKIRTFILAYNKWKYDQGTIKESTLKKLISTFRYLRALDLHGLNMKMLPNTIDTLMHLKYLDLSSNDIEVLPSSITKLVNLQTLKLCECEKLRELPVDIQKMVSLKHLDVSSNDIEVLPNSITKLANLQTLKLCKCKKLRKLPVDIQKLVSLKHLDLEECENLTHIPHGLGQLTSLQTLNLFVLSEGPVGSSNHCGGLAELSKLNDLRGKLVIKNLARLKDATPEFKAANLKEKQHLSELKLRWNPEGDDGVDASDDENSMDSLQPHESLKSLRVNGYMGVRFSSWLSFLTNLVELRIENCKKCQYLPPLYQLSSLRVLRIWDMDGLEYMTEGDMNDEISASLASPSTFFPSLEDLYIYKCRNLKGWWRSVDKGNEATTTSTISSSSTNHYHQHMPYFPRLSSFCFRHCPKMTCMPLFPNLEKELLLNNSSLKPLEETIEMNNRGGRASSFPSSSSSSSSSSSFSPPLSKLKKLNLSQIQELESLPEEWFKNLTSLEALQIEWCPNLTSLPEGMSHLTSLQILYIRGCSLQLEQRCEKENGEDWDKISHIPNLYI, encoded by the coding sequence ATGGCCGATGCAATCCTCTATGGCGTTGTGCAGACGATCATTGAAAGCTTGGGCTCTTCCACTCTCAATCAGATTGGATCGATCTGGGGTGTCAACGATGAGCtcgaaaaaaggaaaaacactaTTTCCACCATTCAAGCTGTTCTTGAGGATGCAGAGGAGCAGCAGGTCAAGAACCGCCAACTCAAGAACTGGCTCATGAAGCTCAGAGATGCAGCTTTTGATGCGGATGACTTGTTGAGCGAGTTCACCACTCATGTGTTGCAGCAAGAGGTGAAGGAAGGTCATGAATATGTAAAGAAGGTACGCACTTTCTTTTCTAGTTCAAACCAACTTGTTTTTGGTAATGAGATGGCTCGCAAACTAAGTGCTATGAGGGAGAGGTTTAATGATATAGCGAGTGATAGGAACAATTTCCAATTGATAGAGCGTCCTTTAGAGACACGGGCTGTGAGTAGGGAGAGGGAAACTCACTCGTTTGTACGTGACAAAGAAGTTATCGGGAGAGAGGAGGATAAGAAGGCCATCATAGGTCTATTGCAAGACTCTGATGTGAAAGAAAATGTTTCGTTCATATCCATAGTAGGAATTGGTGGGCTAGGGAAGACCACCCTTGCTCAATATGTATACAATGATAAGATAGTCAAGGctcattttgaattgaaaatctGGGTGTGTGTTTCTGATGTATTTGACGTGAAAACAAttgttgaaaatataattatatccGCAACTAGAAAAAAACCTGAAAGCCTTATAATGGAACATTTGCAAATTGAACTTTGCGAAATTCTTAATCAAAAGATGTATTTACTTGTGTTGGATGATGTGTGGAATGAGAATGAAGAAACATGGGGTAAATTGAGAACTCTTTTGTTGGATGGTAAAAGGGGAAGTAAGGTGGTGATAACTACACGGACTAAATTGGTTGCAGATATTACCAGCCCAATCTCACAATATTTTCTAAAGGGCCTGTCAGAGGATCAGTCTTGGTCATTATTGAAGCAAATGGCATTTGAAGAAGGGCAAGAGACCATCAGCACTAACTTTAAAGCAATTGGTATggatatagtaaaaaaatgtaaGGGAGTGCCTCTTGCTATAAAGATAATAGGACGGGTcttaaatcacaaaaaaacaGAAGCTGAATGGTCATACATCAAGAATATTGAATTGTCAAAGGTACCTAAGTTGAAAGATGGTATTATGCCGGTTTTAAAATTGAGTTACGATCATCTCCCACCACATTTGAAATGTTGTTTCGCATATTGTTCATTGTTTCCCAAAGATTATTTGATTGATAAGTTGAAATTGATACAAGTATGGATAGCACAAGGATTTATCCAATCACCATATGAGAACTTGCTACTAGTGGATGTTGCCGATGATTACTTCAAGGAGCTACTTTGGAGATCCTTCTTccaagaagcagaagaagatggaggcaAGAATAGAAGGTTTAAAATGCATGATTTAATCCATGATCTTGCACAATATATATCAGAGACTGATTGTACACTAGTTGATTCCAATGcaaaaaatgtgaaagaaaaagGACACCATCTATCGTTTCCATTTTACAATGTTTCATTCTTTGAGGAGAATTTAAGCAAGTTGGTTAAAGTAAACAAGATACGAACATTTATATTGGCATATAACAAGTGGAAATATGATCAAGGAACAATTAAAGAATCAACTCtcaaaaaacttatttctacTTTTAGATACTTGCGTGCATTAGACCTACATGGTTTAAATATGAAGATGTTGCCAAATACCATAGATACTTTGATGCATCTAAAGTACCTTGACCTTTCCTCTAATGATATCGAGGTTCTCCCTAGTTCTATTACAAAATTGGTGAATTTGCAAACATTAAAGCTCTGTGAGTGTGAAAAGCTTAGGGAGTTACCGGTAGATATTCAAAAAATGGTCAGCCTCAAGCACCTTGACGTTTCCTCTAATGATATTGAGGTTCTCCCTAATTCTATTACAAAATTGGCGAATTTGCAAACATTAAAACTCTGTAAGTGTAAAAAGCTTAGGAAGTTACCGGTAGATATTCAAAAATTGGTCAGCCTCAAGCATCTTGACTTAGAAGAATGTGAGAATTTGACTCATATACCGCATGGATTAGGGCAATTGACTTCTCTTCAAACATTAAACTTATTTGTTTTGAGTGAGGGTCCTGTAGGTTCTTCCAACCATTGTGGTGGGCTAGCGGAATTAAGCAAGCTAAATGACTTGAGAGGAAAATTAGTGATTAAAAATTTGGCACGATTGAAAGATGCCACCCCAGAATTCAAGGCTGCAAATTTGAAGGAGAAGCAACATCTCAGTGAGTTGAAATTAAGGTGGAATCCAGAGGGTGATGATGGTGTAGATGCCAGTGATGATGAAAATTCCATGGATAGCCTCCAACCACACGAAAGTTTAAAATCTTTGAGAGTGAACGGGTACATGGGGGTGAGGTTTTCTAGTTGGCTTTCATTCTTAACAAATCTCGTTGAATTAAGAATAGAGAATTGTAAGAAGTGTCAATATTTGCCACCGTTGTATCAACTCTCATCTCTACGAGTTCTACGTATTTGGGATATGGATGGTCTGGAGTACATGACAGAGGGGGATATGAATGATGAGATATCTGCTTCACTGGCATCACCATCAACATTTTTCCCATCCCTTGAGGATCTCTATATCTATAAGTGTCGAAATCTAAAGGGATGGTGGAGGAGTGTGGATAAGGGGAATGAGGCAACAACGACATCaacaatatcatcatcatcaactaaTCACTATCACCAACACATGCCGTACTTTCCGCgtctttcttccttttgtttcaGGCATTGCCCTAAGATGACTTGCATGCCGCTATTTccaaatcttgaaaaagagcTTCTTTTGAATAATAGCAGTTTGAAGCCGTTGGAAGAGACAATAGAGATGAATAATAGGGGAGGAAGGGCTTCTTCATTTCcgtcctcttcctcttcctcttcctcttcctcctccttctcccctcctctctccaaattaaagaaattgaat
- the LOC115968382 gene encoding allantoate deiminase 1-like isoform X4 translates to MDGGCWFENLGNLHGRVEGMNASAEALLIGSHLDTVVDAGIFDGSLGIISALSALKVLNVNGTMGKLRRPIEVIAFSDEEGVRFHSTFLGSAALAGVLPLTALQISDKSGVTVQDALKENSLEITEENLLQLKYDPGSVWGYVEVHIEQGPVLEWLGFPLGVVKGIAGQTRLKVTVRGSQGHAGTVPMSMRQDPMVAAAELIVLLESICKNPKDFLSYDGHCNDISLESLSSSLVCTVGEISTWPSASNVIPGQVTFTVDLRAIDDMGREAVIYELSNQMYKICERRSVSCIIDRKHDANAVVCDSELSSQLKSAAYSALRKMAGDIQDKTPALMSGAGHDAMAMSHLTKVGMLFVRCRGGVSHSPAEHVLDEDVWATGLAILAFLETQL, encoded by the exons ATGGATGGAGGATGCTGGTTTGAGAAC TTGGGCAATTTACACGGTCGAGTTGAGGGAATGAATGCAAGTGCTGAGGCTCTGTTGATTGGTTCTCATCTG GATACTGTTGTTGATGCTGGTATATTTGATGGTTCGCTAGGCATAATCTCTGCATTATCTGCTCTGAAGGTTTTGAATGTCAATGGGACGATGGGAAAATTAAGGCGGCCGATTGAG GTGATTGCATTTAGTGATGAGGAGGGAGTGAGGTTTCACTCTACTTTCTTGGGCAGTGCTGCTTTAGCTGGTGTTTTACCACTTACAGCCTTGCAGATATCTGACAAGAG TGGTGTGACAGTGCAAGATGCTCTGAAGGAAAACTCCCTAGAAATTACAGAGGAAAACTTGTTACAGCTCAAGTATGACCCAGGGTCTGTCTGGGGTTACGTTGAG GTTCACATTGAACAGGGTCCTGTACTAGAATGGCTTGGTTTTCCTCTTGGTGTGGTTAAAGGCATAGCTGGCCAGACAAGACTAAAG gTTACAGTGAGAGGTTCACAGGGGCATGCCGGAACTGTTCCTATGTCTATGCGTCAGGATCCTATGGTTGCTGCTGCTGAATTAATAGTACTGTTGGAAAGTATCTGTAAAAACCCTAAAGATTTTCTATCTTATGATGGTCATTGCAATGATATATCACTTGAATCACTTTCCAGTTCTCTAGTCTGTACTGTTGGAGAGATATCAACATGGCCAAGTGCAAGTAATGTCATTCCAGGCCAG GTGACATTCACTGTGGATTTACGAGCAATTGATGACATGGGACGTGAAGCTGTTATCTATGAATTATCTAATCAGATGTATAAAATATGTGAGAGGCGTTCTGTTTCATGTATCATCGATCGTAAG CATGATGCGAATGCAGTGGTTTGTGATTCTGAATTGAGTTCTCAGCTGAAGTCTGCGGCTTACTCTGCACTCAGAAAAATGGCCGGTGACATTCAAGACAAAACACCTGCCTTAATGAGTGGTGCAGGACATGATGCCATGGCCATGTCTCATTTAACAAAG GTTGGAATGCTATTTGTCCGGTGTCGTGGAGGTGTAAGTCATTCCCCTGCAGAGCATGTATTGGACGAAGATGTTTGGGCTACTGGTTTGGCAATCTTGGCGTTTCTGGAGACCCAATTGTAA
- the LOC115968382 gene encoding allantoate deiminase 2-like isoform X1, with protein sequence MNTLYSFVQFKYLPLSLLLLLLSTSSSASAYIFSDGEISSRNDLFREILRDEAVARLNELGKVSDADGYLERTFMSPASLRAGNLIRGWMEDAGLRTWVDQLGNLHGRVEGMNASAEALLIGSHLDTVVDAGIFDGSLGIISALSALKVLNVNGTMGKLRRPIEVIAFSDEEGVRFHSTFLGSAALAGVLPLTALQISDKSGVTVQDALKENSLEITEENLLQLKYDPGSVWGYVEVHIEQGPVLEWLGFPLGVVKGIAGQTRLKVTVRGSQGHAGTVPMSMRQDPMVAAAELIVLLESICKNPKDFLSYDGHCNDISLESLSSSLVCTVGEISTWPSASNVIPGQVTFTVDLRAIDDMGREAVIYELSNQMYKICERRSVSCIIDRKHDANAVVCDSELSSQLKSAAYSALRKMAGDIQDKTPALMSGAGHDAMAMSHLTKVGMLFVRCRGGVSHSPAEHVLDEDVWATGLAILAFLETQL encoded by the exons ATGAACACCCTCTATTCCTTCGTTCAATTCAAATatctgcctctctctctcttactgtTACTGTTAtctacttcttcttctgcttcagCTTATATATTTTCTG ATGGTGAAATAAGCAGTAGGAATGATTTGTTTCGTGAAATCTTAAGGGATGAGGCAGTGGCAAGGCTTAATGAGCTTGGAAAG GTAAGTGATGCAGATGGCTATCTTGAGAGAACATTCATGAGTCCAGCTTCTTTGAGGGCTGGTAACCTTATTCGTGGATGGATGGAGGATGCTGGTTTGAGAAC TTGGGTAGACCAGTTGGGCAATTTACACGGTCGAGTTGAGGGAATGAATGCAAGTGCTGAGGCTCTGTTGATTGGTTCTCATCTG GATACTGTTGTTGATGCTGGTATATTTGATGGTTCGCTAGGCATAATCTCTGCATTATCTGCTCTGAAGGTTTTGAATGTCAATGGGACGATGGGAAAATTAAGGCGGCCGATTGAG GTGATTGCATTTAGTGATGAGGAGGGAGTGAGGTTTCACTCTACTTTCTTGGGCAGTGCTGCTTTAGCTGGTGTTTTACCACTTACAGCCTTGCAGATATCTGACAAGAG TGGTGTGACAGTGCAAGATGCTCTGAAGGAAAACTCCCTAGAAATTACAGAGGAAAACTTGTTACAGCTCAAGTATGACCCAGGGTCTGTCTGGGGTTACGTTGAG GTTCACATTGAACAGGGTCCTGTACTAGAATGGCTTGGTTTTCCTCTTGGTGTGGTTAAAGGCATAGCTGGCCAGACAAGACTAAAG gTTACAGTGAGAGGTTCACAGGGGCATGCCGGAACTGTTCCTATGTCTATGCGTCAGGATCCTATGGTTGCTGCTGCTGAATTAATAGTACTGTTGGAAAGTATCTGTAAAAACCCTAAAGATTTTCTATCTTATGATGGTCATTGCAATGATATATCACTTGAATCACTTTCCAGTTCTCTAGTCTGTACTGTTGGAGAGATATCAACATGGCCAAGTGCAAGTAATGTCATTCCAGGCCAG GTGACATTCACTGTGGATTTACGAGCAATTGATGACATGGGACGTGAAGCTGTTATCTATGAATTATCTAATCAGATGTATAAAATATGTGAGAGGCGTTCTGTTTCATGTATCATCGATCGTAAG CATGATGCGAATGCAGTGGTTTGTGATTCTGAATTGAGTTCTCAGCTGAAGTCTGCGGCTTACTCTGCACTCAGAAAAATGGCCGGTGACATTCAAGACAAAACACCTGCCTTAATGAGTGGTGCAGGACATGATGCCATGGCCATGTCTCATTTAACAAAG GTTGGAATGCTATTTGTCCGGTGTCGTGGAGGTGTAAGTCATTCCCCTGCAGAGCATGTATTGGACGAAGATGTTTGGGCTACTGGTTTGGCAATCTTGGCGTTTCTGGAGACCCAATTGTAA
- the LOC115968382 gene encoding allantoate deiminase 1-like isoform X3 has translation MDGGCCWVDQLGNLHGRVEGMNASAEALLIGSHLDTVVDAGIFDGSLGIISALSALKVLNVNGTMGKLRRPIEVIAFSDEEGVRFHSTFLGSAALAGVLPLTALQISDKSGVTVQDALKENSLEITEENLLQLKYDPGSVWGYVEVHIEQGPVLEWLGFPLGVVKGIAGQTRLKVTVRGSQGHAGTVPMSMRQDPMVAAAELIVLLESICKNPKDFLSYDGHCNDISLESLSSSLVCTVGEISTWPSASNVIPGQVTFTVDLRAIDDMGREAVIYELSNQMYKICERRSVSCIIDRKHDANAVVCDSELSSQLKSAAYSALRKMAGDIQDKTPALMSGAGHDAMAMSHLTKVGMLFVRCRGGVSHSPAEHVLDEDVWATGLAILAFLETQL, from the exons ATGGATGGAGGATGCTG TTGGGTAGACCAGTTGGGCAATTTACACGGTCGAGTTGAGGGAATGAATGCAAGTGCTGAGGCTCTGTTGATTGGTTCTCATCTG GATACTGTTGTTGATGCTGGTATATTTGATGGTTCGCTAGGCATAATCTCTGCATTATCTGCTCTGAAGGTTTTGAATGTCAATGGGACGATGGGAAAATTAAGGCGGCCGATTGAG GTGATTGCATTTAGTGATGAGGAGGGAGTGAGGTTTCACTCTACTTTCTTGGGCAGTGCTGCTTTAGCTGGTGTTTTACCACTTACAGCCTTGCAGATATCTGACAAGAG TGGTGTGACAGTGCAAGATGCTCTGAAGGAAAACTCCCTAGAAATTACAGAGGAAAACTTGTTACAGCTCAAGTATGACCCAGGGTCTGTCTGGGGTTACGTTGAG GTTCACATTGAACAGGGTCCTGTACTAGAATGGCTTGGTTTTCCTCTTGGTGTGGTTAAAGGCATAGCTGGCCAGACAAGACTAAAG gTTACAGTGAGAGGTTCACAGGGGCATGCCGGAACTGTTCCTATGTCTATGCGTCAGGATCCTATGGTTGCTGCTGCTGAATTAATAGTACTGTTGGAAAGTATCTGTAAAAACCCTAAAGATTTTCTATCTTATGATGGTCATTGCAATGATATATCACTTGAATCACTTTCCAGTTCTCTAGTCTGTACTGTTGGAGAGATATCAACATGGCCAAGTGCAAGTAATGTCATTCCAGGCCAG GTGACATTCACTGTGGATTTACGAGCAATTGATGACATGGGACGTGAAGCTGTTATCTATGAATTATCTAATCAGATGTATAAAATATGTGAGAGGCGTTCTGTTTCATGTATCATCGATCGTAAG CATGATGCGAATGCAGTGGTTTGTGATTCTGAATTGAGTTCTCAGCTGAAGTCTGCGGCTTACTCTGCACTCAGAAAAATGGCCGGTGACATTCAAGACAAAACACCTGCCTTAATGAGTGGTGCAGGACATGATGCCATGGCCATGTCTCATTTAACAAAG GTTGGAATGCTATTTGTCCGGTGTCGTGGAGGTGTAAGTCATTCCCCTGCAGAGCATGTATTGGACGAAGATGTTTGGGCTACTGGTTTGGCAATCTTGGCGTTTCTGGAGACCCAATTGTAA
- the LOC115968382 gene encoding allantoate deiminase 2-like isoform X2, with protein sequence MNTLYSFVQFKYLPLSLLLLLLSTSSSASAYIFSDGEISSRNDLFREILRDEAVARLNELGKVSDADGYLERTFMSPASLRAGNLIRGWMEDAGLRTWVDQLGNLHGRVEGMNASAEALLIGSHLDTVVDAGIFDGSLGIISALSALKVLNVNGTMGKLRRPIEVIAFSDEEGVRFHSTFLGSAALAGVLPLTALQISDKSGVTVQDALKENSLEITEENLLQLKYDPGSVWGYVEVHIEQGPVLEWLGFPLGVVKGIAGQTRLKVTVRGSQGHAGTVPMSMRQDPMVAAAELIVLLESICKNPKDFLSYDGHCNDISLESLSSSLVCTVGEISTWPSASNVIPGQVTFTVDLRAIDDMGREAVIYELSNQMYKICERRSVSCIIDP encoded by the exons ATGAACACCCTCTATTCCTTCGTTCAATTCAAATatctgcctctctctctcttactgtTACTGTTAtctacttcttcttctgcttcagCTTATATATTTTCTG ATGGTGAAATAAGCAGTAGGAATGATTTGTTTCGTGAAATCTTAAGGGATGAGGCAGTGGCAAGGCTTAATGAGCTTGGAAAG GTAAGTGATGCAGATGGCTATCTTGAGAGAACATTCATGAGTCCAGCTTCTTTGAGGGCTGGTAACCTTATTCGTGGATGGATGGAGGATGCTGGTTTGAGAAC TTGGGTAGACCAGTTGGGCAATTTACACGGTCGAGTTGAGGGAATGAATGCAAGTGCTGAGGCTCTGTTGATTGGTTCTCATCTG GATACTGTTGTTGATGCTGGTATATTTGATGGTTCGCTAGGCATAATCTCTGCATTATCTGCTCTGAAGGTTTTGAATGTCAATGGGACGATGGGAAAATTAAGGCGGCCGATTGAG GTGATTGCATTTAGTGATGAGGAGGGAGTGAGGTTTCACTCTACTTTCTTGGGCAGTGCTGCTTTAGCTGGTGTTTTACCACTTACAGCCTTGCAGATATCTGACAAGAG TGGTGTGACAGTGCAAGATGCTCTGAAGGAAAACTCCCTAGAAATTACAGAGGAAAACTTGTTACAGCTCAAGTATGACCCAGGGTCTGTCTGGGGTTACGTTGAG GTTCACATTGAACAGGGTCCTGTACTAGAATGGCTTGGTTTTCCTCTTGGTGTGGTTAAAGGCATAGCTGGCCAGACAAGACTAAAG gTTACAGTGAGAGGTTCACAGGGGCATGCCGGAACTGTTCCTATGTCTATGCGTCAGGATCCTATGGTTGCTGCTGCTGAATTAATAGTACTGTTGGAAAGTATCTGTAAAAACCCTAAAGATTTTCTATCTTATGATGGTCATTGCAATGATATATCACTTGAATCACTTTCCAGTTCTCTAGTCTGTACTGTTGGAGAGATATCAACATGGCCAAGTGCAAGTAATGTCATTCCAGGCCAG GTGACATTCACTGTGGATTTACGAGCAATTGATGACATGGGACGTGAAGCTGTTATCTATGAATTATCTAATCAGATGTATAAAATATGTGAGAGGCGTTCTGTTTCATGTATCATCGATC CATGA